From the genome of Buteo buteo chromosome 4, bButBut1.hap1.1, whole genome shotgun sequence:
gggtggggtggggggggtcggggtggggggaaaaaaccgGCCGCGGCGCAGCTGCGGTGCAGCCGATGGGGCTGCGGGTTTTTTTACCCaccctcctcccttctccttttccccacGGCGGCGGGTAAACGCGTGGCGAGGCGGGGGGCCGGGATGTTGCCACCCCTGCGCCTCACTTGGCCACAAGGACAGCTCATGGGGGGGGCCGTGGCACCCCCAAATTCCCCCCTCTCCcagttttggggaggaggggggggcagcCGGATTTGCACCCACCTTCCAGCCCGGCAGCCGATTGACTGGTTTTAATGATTTCCAAATCCCGTTGTTACATGAATAAAAGAGACTTTTGTGATTAAGTTGGGGGGGGTCAGCACCGCGGGGTCAGGGGGGCAATTGGCGTCACCCAATCCGTACCGGCACCGTGCTGTTCACCACGCTGTCGGCACCAGGCTCCACAAGTAGTCGCTGATGAAGCAACGGGAATGGCGGCTGCCGTCGATGTCGATGGGCTGGGCAATGTCGGGGCCGTAGTGGActttggtggggggggggaagggaagaacaGGGGGTTAAGGGGGGCTGAAAACAAGGTGGGGGGCTGGAAATAAGGGGGGGATGAAGAGGGACGTGGGGGGGACACTCACTGCCTTTGATCTGCATCGGCTTGGCCTCGTAGTCCCAATCGATGCGGCTGATCTTGTAGTAGAGCTGTGTCACATACCTGCAGGGGACAGGGGCACTCAGAGGTGTTTTGGGGTCCGTGTCCCCCCCTTTACCTgtcctgccaccccccccccgactcACGTGGTGGAGGGCACGGTGTCCTCTTCCCGCTCCGTGTCCTCCTCCAGCCGCCGGCTCTCCTCCcgcagctcctccagctcccgTCGCAGGGCGGTGGGGCAGTGAAGGGAGATGATTGCGTGTCtggacaccccctccccccccaaaaaaaagacaatgggaatcccaccccccccaaaaaggatATCTATTGTTGGCCTGCAGGCTGGCACCGGCTTCCCGCACCCGAACCAGCTCCTCTTCCAGGTCTTGCAGCCTCCGGAGCAATCGTTGGAGCTCGCTCTCCCGGTCCAGGAGGGTCTTCGCCACCGTCTCCTCAGCCGCACCGAGCTCTGGGGACACAGGGTGACGCCGGCTTTACCgaggggggggagaaatgacacggggggggggacacgggactCACCTCTGACGAGCTGGGCAGCCGTGGCCTGTGAGGCCAGCAGTTTGTCGTCCATCCGGCTCCGTTTGTCCAGGCTGCGGTGCAGGAGGTTGTCGGCCCAGTCGGAGAGCAGAACCTTCAGCAGCTCCTTGctcacctcctccagctcctccatccGCTTGCTCAGCATGgtgggggcctgggggggggggggggcacagccatgggaggtgggggggagaggCTTTGGCACCCcaaaatttggggggggtggggaaggtgtCACTGAGGtgaggggggcagggggaagcaaggctgaaggagaggagacggggctggggggggtaaAGGccttggtttgggggggggaagtggaGACATATGGGGGGGTAGATTTTGGGGGGGAATAcctggggaggagggctgggggcagtGACAGGGCCCTCGGGGGCTGACAGGGGCCACGGTTTGGGGCGGAGGGAGGCCCGGGGGGGGTGACAGGCCCCgggggagggtgctgggggcagatacagggagggagaagagacagAGCCCCCCCATGGCGATGGGGGCCGgtattccccccccccgttaCCTGCTCTCCCGGTACCAggggggtgtgggtgtgtgttACCGATACCCGCGCGCCGCCGTTTGAACCGGGCCGGCTCTGCGCAtgcgccgcccccgccgcccggccgccgcgcaGGCGCGCTTGGGCTTTAGTGGAAGCCGGCGTTTGGAGGCGGCCGCTAGGGGGCGGTAGAGGGGAGGGCGTGGGGAAACCTTCTGGCCGGCTCGGAGGTCTGGAGGGTGGGTCCTCTCTATGGTCGGGGGAGGTTGGGcggtgggacccccccccatggCCTGGGCGTCGTCCTTGGGACCCCCCCGGGACtgtgggacaccccccccagggcctggtcctgggacccccccagggctgtgggacccccccccagggcctgGTCCCTGGGAGccccccagggctgtgggatcccccccccccatggccTGGGTCTGGTCCCTGGGAGCCCCCCCCAAGGCCTGGTctgtgggaccccccccaggagccATGAGACCCCCCCCGGGGCCTGATTATGGTCCCTGGGACCCCCCTGAGGCTGTGGGACTCCCCCCCGGGCCTGGGCCTGGtccttggggaccccccccccagagcagtgggaccccccccaggggcCATGAGACCCCCCCCGGGGCCTCATTCTGGTCCCTGGGCCCCCCCTGGGGCAtgcctaccccccccccccgggggcagTAGGACCCCCCCAgagctcccctctgccccccccagccccttgcccccccccaacccagccTGACCCATTCAGCAGGCTCTgggccccgcgccccccccagcacagacCCCCCCACACTCGGTCCCTTCTCCTCTTTATTCGAGCTGATGgcggaggagggagaaggggggtgatgggggggggagaaacccccaggggatggggaagggggggagggggctggcgagctggggggggggtgtctcccccagggccccccccgggggtcccGGCCAAGCTATTCACAGTATGTACAGACCCGCCACCGcgtacaaaaataaaagctctgcacgcccccccccaccccgccgaGACACCCCCATCCCGCCGCTACAAGGCCACGTcgtggggaggggggcacaggCCAGGCCTgacccccctaccccccccaaccccccaaattCTTTTTGGGGGGTCAGATCCCCCACGAGACCCCCCAacacacccccccagcaccattGCACATACACACCCcccccggccgtgccccccccccaaatgaagGGAGACGCCAGCCCCAATGCTACAGTACAGTGTTCAGAAatgggggaccccccccaaaaaaagctgtttgggGGTCTGCCCCCCCCGactctcccaccccccccccttgctcaaagaggaa
Proteins encoded in this window:
- the SPC24 gene encoding kinetochore protein Spc24, which codes for MLSKRMEELEEVSKELLKVLLSDWADNLLHRSLDKRSRMDDKLLASQATAAQLVRELGAAEETVAKTLLDRESELQRLLRRLQDLEEELVRVREAGASLQANNSALRRELEELREESRRLEEDTEREEDTVPSTTYVTQLYYKISRIDWDYEAKPMQIKGIHYGPDIAQPIDIDGSRHSRCFISDYLWSLVPTAW